One region of Neisseria mucosa genomic DNA includes:
- a CDS encoding imidazoleglycerol-phosphate dehydratase HisB, producing the protein MTITQLHLANFLQLVEEAGSLTKLARKCGYDNAASLSQLKRRLEEQAEDEKARGIRPSLAAKLEAGMHKRKGWLNRDHSKDKEKAAAAEAARQERAAQAAAAAAPAFHMPAEGRAVSITRNTSETQITLSLNLDGTGQYRFDTGVPFLEHMLAQVARHGMIDLDITCKGDLHIDDHHTVEDIGIVLGQALKQALGSKAGIRRYGHAYVPLDEALSRVVIDLSGRPGLVYNIDFTRALIGRFDVDLFEEFFHGVVNHSMMTLHIDNLSGSNAHHQAETVFKAFGRALRMAAEYDPRMAGQTPSTKGTLSDESVAVEVTVEEEAQSEA; encoded by the coding sequence ATGACCATCACTCAACTCCACCTTGCCAATTTCCTGCAGCTTGTTGAAGAAGCAGGCTCGCTGACCAAACTTGCCCGCAAATGCGGTTACGACAACGCGGCATCCCTGTCCCAACTGAAACGCCGCCTTGAAGAGCAGGCAGAAGACGAAAAAGCGCGCGGCATCCGCCCCAGCCTTGCCGCCAAACTCGAAGCCGGCATGCACAAACGCAAAGGCTGGTTAAACCGCGACCACAGCAAAGACAAAGAAAAAGCCGCAGCCGCCGAAGCCGCCCGCCAAGAGCGTGCCGCCCAAGCAGCCGCAGCCGCCGCACCGGCATTCCATATGCCCGCAGAAGGCCGCGCAGTCAGCATCACCCGCAACACCAGCGAAACCCAAATCACCCTCAGCCTCAACCTCGACGGCACCGGACAATACCGTTTCGACACCGGCGTCCCCTTCCTTGAGCATATGCTTGCCCAAGTCGCCCGCCACGGCATGATCGACCTCGATATCACCTGCAAAGGCGATTTGCACATCGACGACCACCACACCGTCGAAGACATCGGCATCGTACTCGGACAAGCCCTGAAACAAGCCTTGGGCAGCAAAGCCGGTATCCGCCGTTACGGCCATGCCTACGTTCCGCTCGACGAAGCCTTGAGCCGCGTTGTCATCGACCTCTCCGGCCGTCCCGGACTCGTGTACAACATCGACTTCACCCGTGCCCTCATCGGACGTTTTGACGTTGACCTGTTTGAAGAATTCTTCCACGGCGTCGTCAACCACAGCATGATGACCCTGCACATCGACAACCTCAGCGGCAGCAACGCCCACCACCAAGCCGAAACCGTATTCAAAGCCTTCGGCCGCGCCCTGCGCATGGCGGCAGAATACGACCCGCGCATGGCAGGACAAACCCCGTCCACCAAAGGCACTTTGAGCGACGAATCCGTTGCCGTTGAAGTTACCGTTGAAGAAGAAGCGCAAAGCGAAGCGTAA